In the Syngnathus scovelli strain Florida chromosome 16, RoL_Ssco_1.2, whole genome shotgun sequence genome, one interval contains:
- the atxn7l3a gene encoding ataxin-7-like protein 3 isoform X1: MKMEDMALSGPDNTRLEALVHDIYSELVEDACLGLCFEVHRAVKHGYFFLDDTDPESAKEFEIVDQPGLDIFGQVYNQWKNKECECPNCKRLIAASRFAPHLEKCLGMGRNSSRIASRRLASNNNNVSKSESDQEDNDDLNDNDWSYGAEKKSKKRKSDKNQNSPRRSKSLKHKNGDLGSSSSSSSISSEAFKYNNYNNAGINYETLGPDEVRSLLTTQCGVISEHTKKMCTRSQRCPQHTDEQRRSVRVFLLGSSASSLPDPNATAESDAFELQGDGGGGGGGGGGGGGGGGGAHNLISRLQWEDSPEISPTDSASSRASTNHSDPRRPKKKKRTSLILNSTSGGGGGGGGGEGTSGSLTSGSNGGVSQSIVSLPAKKKRPKPPAPSISSIYDDLN, encoded by the exons ATGAAAATGGAGGATATGGCCCTGTCAGGCCCAGACAACACCAGGCTGGAG GCCTTGGTCCACGACATCTACTCTGAGCTGGTGGAGGACGCCTGCCTAGGCCTTTGCTTTGAGGTGCATCGCGCCGTCAAGCATGGCTACTTCTTCCTGGACGACACCGACCCGGAGAGCGCCAAAGAATTTG AGATTGTGGACCAGCCAGGACTGGACATCTTTGGCCAGGTGTACAACCAGTGGAAGAACAAGGAGTGCGAGTGTCCCAATTGCAAGCGACTAATCGCGGCGTCCCGCTTTGCACCGCACCTGGAAAAGTGTCTGGGCATGGGGCGCAACAGCAGCCGCATCGCTAGCCGCAG GCTggccagcaacaacaacaacgtgaGCAAGTCGGAGAGCGACCAGGAAGACAACGACGACCTGAACGACAACGACTGGTCGTACGGCGCCGAGAAGAAAT CCAAGAAGAGAAAGTCCGATAAG AATCAAAATTCACCGCGACGATCCAAATCTCTCAAGCACAAAAACG GGGATctgggcagcagcagcagcagcagcagcatctcctCAGAAGCATTCAAG TACAATAACTACAACAACGCCGGGATCAATTACGAAACTCTGGGCCCTGACGAAGTCAGGTCACTGCTGACCACG caaTGTGGGGTGATCTCTGAACACACCAAGAAGATGTGCACCAG GTCTCAGCGCTGTCCCCAGCACACGGACGAGCAGAGGAGGAGCGTCAGGGTGTTCCTCCTGGGGTCGTCCGC GTCGTCCCTCCCTGACCCCAACGCCACGGCCGAGAGCGACGCCTTTGAGCTCCAAGGGGacggtggcggcggtggtggcggcggtggtggcggcggcggcggcggcggcggggctcACAATCTCATCAGCCGCCTGCAGTGGGAAGACTCGCCGGAGATTTCGCCCACTGACTCCGCCTCATCCAGAGCCA GCACCAACCATTCTGACCCTCGTAGgccgaagaagaagaagcggacCTCACTGATTTTGAACAGCActtcaggaggaggaggaggaggaggcggtggcGAAGGAACAAGCGGAAGTCTAACAAGTGGCAGCAATGGAGGCGTCTCGCAGAGTATTGTTAGCTTGCCCGCCAAAAAAAAGCGCCCCAAACCTCCTGCTCCATCTATTTCCAGCATCTACGATGACTTGAACTAG
- the atxn7l3a gene encoding ataxin-7-like protein 3 isoform X2, producing the protein MKMEDMALSGPDNTRLEALVHDIYSELVEDACLGLCFEVHRAVKHGYFFLDDTDPESAKEFEIVDQPGLDIFGQVYNQWKNKECECPNCKRLIAASRFAPHLEKCLGMGRNSSRIASRRLASNNNNVSKSESDQEDNDDLNDNDWSYGAEKKSKKRKSDKNQNSPRRSKSLKHKNGDLGSSSSSSSISSEAFKYNNYNNAGINYETLGPDEVRSLLTTQCGVISEHTKKMCTRSSLPDPNATAESDAFELQGDGGGGGGGGGGGGGGGGGAHNLISRLQWEDSPEISPTDSASSRASTNHSDPRRPKKKKRTSLILNSTSGGGGGGGGGEGTSGSLTSGSNGGVSQSIVSLPAKKKRPKPPAPSISSIYDDLN; encoded by the exons ATGAAAATGGAGGATATGGCCCTGTCAGGCCCAGACAACACCAGGCTGGAG GCCTTGGTCCACGACATCTACTCTGAGCTGGTGGAGGACGCCTGCCTAGGCCTTTGCTTTGAGGTGCATCGCGCCGTCAAGCATGGCTACTTCTTCCTGGACGACACCGACCCGGAGAGCGCCAAAGAATTTG AGATTGTGGACCAGCCAGGACTGGACATCTTTGGCCAGGTGTACAACCAGTGGAAGAACAAGGAGTGCGAGTGTCCCAATTGCAAGCGACTAATCGCGGCGTCCCGCTTTGCACCGCACCTGGAAAAGTGTCTGGGCATGGGGCGCAACAGCAGCCGCATCGCTAGCCGCAG GCTggccagcaacaacaacaacgtgaGCAAGTCGGAGAGCGACCAGGAAGACAACGACGACCTGAACGACAACGACTGGTCGTACGGCGCCGAGAAGAAAT CCAAGAAGAGAAAGTCCGATAAG AATCAAAATTCACCGCGACGATCCAAATCTCTCAAGCACAAAAACG GGGATctgggcagcagcagcagcagcagcagcatctcctCAGAAGCATTCAAG TACAATAACTACAACAACGCCGGGATCAATTACGAAACTCTGGGCCCTGACGAAGTCAGGTCACTGCTGACCACG caaTGTGGGGTGATCTCTGAACACACCAAGAAGATGTGCACCAG GTCGTCCCTCCCTGACCCCAACGCCACGGCCGAGAGCGACGCCTTTGAGCTCCAAGGGGacggtggcggcggtggtggcggcggtggtggcggcggcggcggcggcggcggggctcACAATCTCATCAGCCGCCTGCAGTGGGAAGACTCGCCGGAGATTTCGCCCACTGACTCCGCCTCATCCAGAGCCA GCACCAACCATTCTGACCCTCGTAGgccgaagaagaagaagcggacCTCACTGATTTTGAACAGCActtcaggaggaggaggaggaggaggcggtggcGAAGGAACAAGCGGAAGTCTAACAAGTGGCAGCAATGGAGGCGTCTCGCAGAGTATTGTTAGCTTGCCCGCCAAAAAAAAGCGCCCCAAACCTCCTGCTCCATCTATTTCCAGCATCTACGATGACTTGAACTAG